A window of Juglans regia cultivar Chandler chromosome 7, Walnut 2.0, whole genome shotgun sequence contains these coding sequences:
- the LOC108980231 gene encoding myosin-6-like, which produces MVVQANLMVGSHVWMEDPEVAWMDGEVIEVNGEDLEISCTSGRTVVAKASNVYPKDPEFPPCGVDDMTKLAYLHEPGVLQNLRCRYDINEIYTYTGNILIAVNPFRRLPHLYDNHMMQQYKGAAIGELSPHPFAIADAAYRLMINEGISQSILVSGESGAGKTESTKMLMQYLAYMGGKAAAEGRRSVEQQVLESNPVLEAFGNAKTVRNNNSSRFGKFVEIQFNQRGKISGAAIRTYLLERSRVCQVSDPERNYHCFYMLCAGPPEDVEKYRLGNPRTFHYLNQSKCYELDGVDDSKEYLATRKAMDVVGISSDEQDAIFRVVAAILHLGNIEFSKGKEIDSSEPKDDKSRFHLKTAAELFMCHEKSLEDSLCKRVLVTRDETITKWIDPESAALSRDALAKVVYSKLFDWLVNKINNSIGQDPDSKNLIGVLDIYGFESFKTNSFEQFCINLTNEKLQQHFNQHVFKMEQEEYTKEEIDWSYIEFIDNQDILDLIEKKPGGIIALLDEACMFPKSTHETFAEKLYQTFKEHKRFSKPKLSRSDFTICHYAGDVTYQTELFLDKNKDYVVAEHQALLSASKCSFVSGLFPPLAEESSKSSKFSSIGLRFKQQLQTLLETLSATEPHYIRCVKPNNLLKPAIFESNNILQQLRCGGVMEAIRISCAGYPTRKTFDDFLRRFGILAPDVLDGSYDEVTACTKLLEKVNLKGYQIGKTKVFLRAGQMAELDGYRSEVLGRSASIIQRNVRSYLERKSFILLRLSAIHFQALCRGQVARHQYENMRREAASLKIQRHSRMYLAKNAYRHLYFSAISVQTGMRGMAARNELRFKKQTRAAIFIQSQFRRYLTRLHYLRIKKAAIATQCAWRARAARRELRNLKMAAKETGALQAAKNKLEKQVEELTWRLQLEKRMRADLEESKTQENAKLQSALEEIQLQFQETKALLIKERNAAEEAAEQVPIVQEVSVIDHEMVNKLAAENEQLKALVNSLEKKIDETERKYEETSKVCEERLKQTLEAESKIIELKTAMQRLEERLSDMEAEDQILRQQALLNSPVRKMSEHLAITTPVENGHHEPQSATPAKKFGSESMRRSQIERQHESVDSLIQCVTQDLGFSEGKPVGAFTIYKCLLHWRSFEAERTSVFDRLIQLIGSAIESQDNNDRMAYWLTNTSTLLFLLQRSLKASSGTAARKPPTPTSLFGRMTQGFRSSSANLSVGPIDIVRHVEAKYPALLFKQQLVAYVEKIYGIIRDNVKKDLSPLLSSCIQAPRTSRGSVLKSSGRSNSNSPPASPWHSIIESLNGVLCTLKENFVPPVLVQKIFTQIFSYVNVQFFNSLLLRRECCTFSNGEYVKSGLAELELWCCQATEEYAGSSWDELKHARQAVGFLVIHQKSRISYDEITNDLCPILSVQQLYRICTLYWDDNYNTRSVSPDVISSMRILMTEDSDNDDGNSFLLDDNSSIPFSVDDISGSLQEKHFSDVKHPAALLENPAFQFLQD; this is translated from the exons ATG GTTGTCCAAGCCAACTTAATGGTTGGATCTCATGTCTGGATGGAGGATCCTGAGGTTGCTTGGATGGATGGTGAAGTTATAGAAGTTAATggtgaagatttagaaataagcTGTACATCTGGAAGGACT GTTGTAGCCAAAGCATCCAATGTCTATCCAAAGGATCCTGAATTTCCGCCATGTGGTGTTGATGATATGACAAAGCTGGCTTATCTGCATGAACCTGGGGTTCTACAGAATTTAAGATGTCGTTAcgatataaatgaaatatat ACATACACAGGAAATATATTGATAGCTGTAAACCCTTTCCGAAGGCTACCTCATTTGTATGATAATCATATGATGCAACAGTATAAAGGGGCGGCTATAGGTGAGCTAAGCCCCCATCCTTTTGCTATTGCAGATGCTGCATACAG attgATGATTAACGAGGGAATAAGCCAGTCAATTTTGGTTAGTGGGGAAAGTGGAGCTGGTAAAACAGAAAGTACAAAAATGCTTATGCAGTATCTTGCCTATATGGGAGGGAAAGCTGCAGCTGAGGGAAGACGGTCTGTGGAGCAGCAAGTCCTAGAG TCCAACCCTGTGCTAGAAGCATTTGGTAATGCAAAGACTGTCAGAAACAATAATTCAAG TCGCTTTGGTAAGTTCGTGGAGATTCAGTTCAATCAACGGGGGAAAATATCGGGTGCTGCCATCAGAACTTATTTATTAGAACGATCCCGAGTTTGTCAAGTATCTGATCCTGAACGAAATTATCATTGCTTTTATATGCTTTGTGCTGGACCACCAGAG GATGTTGAGAAGTACAGACTGGGAAATCCAAGAACATTCCATTATCTAAACCAATCAAAGTGCTATGAGCTGGATGGAGTCGATGATTCTAAGGAATACCTTGCAACTAGAAAAGCTATGGATGTTGTTGGGATCAGTTCTGATGAGCAG GATGCAATATTCCGAGTTGTAGCTGCAATACTTCATTTGGGCAACATTGAGTTTTCCAAGGGAAAAGAAATAGATTCTTCTGAACCCAAAGATGACAAATCTCGGTTCCATCTCAAAACAGCAGCTGAACTTTTCAT GTGTCACGAGAAGTCTCTTGAAGACTCGTTATGTAAACGTGTGCTTGTGACTCGAGATGAGACCATAACAAAATGGATTGATCCAGAATCTGCAGCTCTCAGCAGAGATGCTTTGGCAAAAGTTGTTTATTCAAAGTTATTTGATTG GCTTGTGAACAAGATTAACAATTCTATTGGTCAAGATCCTGATTCAAAAAACTTGATTGGGGTTCTCGATATTTATGGATTTGAGAGTTTCAAGACAAACAG CTTTGAGCAATTTTGTATCAATTTGACTAATGAAAAACTGCAGCAACATTTCAACCAG CATGTTTTTAAGATGGAGCAAGAAGaatatacaaaagaagaaattgacTGGAGTTATATAGAGTTCATTGATAACCAGGATATTCTTGATCTCATTGAAAAG AAACCTGGTGGGATCATTGCTCTTCTGGATGAGGCTTG TATGTTTCCAAAATCAACGCATGAGACATTTGCAGAAAAGCTCTACCAAACTTTTAAAGAGCATAAACGCTTTAGCAAGCCAAAGCTGTCACGTAGTGACTTCACCATTTGTCATTATGCTGGTGAT GTCACCTATCAAACGGAGCTCTTCCTGGATAAGAATAAAGACTATGTTGTTGCCGAGCATCAAGCACTCCTGAGCGCTTCCAAGTGCTCCTTTGTTTCAGGCTTGTTCCCACCTTTAGCTGAAGAATCTTCCAAATCATCAAAGTTCTCGTCAATAGGTCTTCGTTTTAAG CAACAATTGCAAACTTTGCTCGAGACACTGAGTGCCACCGAGCCACACTACATCCGTTGTGTAAAGCCGAATAATCTTCTCAAACCAGCCATATTTGAAAGTAATAACATTTTACAGCAACTTCGCTGTGGG GGAGTCATGGAAGCAATTAGGATCAGTTGTGCTGGGTATCCCACTAGAAAGACTTTTGACGATTTTTTACGTCGGTTTGGCATCTTGGCACCTGATGTTTTAGATGGGAG CTATGATGAGGTCACTGCTTGCACAAAGCTTCTTGAGAAGGTGAACCTTAAAGGGTATCAG ATTGGCAAAACAAAAGTGTTTCTTCGAGCAGGTCAGATGGCAGAACTAGATGGTTATCGAAGTGAGGTCTTAGGCAGGTCGGCAAGCATCATCCAGAGAAACGTTCGCTCATATTTGGAGCGGAAAAGCTTCATCTTGTTACGGCTGTCTGCCATCCATTTCCAAGCCTTGTGTAGAG GACAAGTTGCACGCCATCAGTATGAAAACATGAGAAGGGAAGCTGCTTCTTTGAAAATCCAGAGACATTCTCGCATGTACCTTGCTAAGAATGCTTATAGGCATTTATACTTTTCAGCAATATCTGTACAGACTGGTATGCGTGGGATGGCTGCTCGTAATGAGCTTAGGTTCAAGAAGCAGACTAGAGCTGCAATTTTTATCCAg AGTCAATTCCGAAGATACTTGACCCGCCTTCATTATCTAAGGATAAAGAAAGCAGCAATAGCCACACAATGTGCATGGAGGGCAAGGGCTGCACGTCGAGAACTACGGAATCTCAAGATG GCTGCCAAGGAAACTGGTGCTCTCCAAGCTGCCAAAAATAAGCTGGAAAAACAAGTTGAAGAACTGACCTGGCGTCTGCAGCTGGAGAAGAGAATGAGG GCTGACCTTGAAGAATCCAAAACTCAGGAAAATGCAAAATTGCAGTCTGCTCTGGAAGAGATACAACTTCAATTTCAAGAAACTAAAGCACTGCTTATCAAGGAGCGTAATGCAGCTGAGGAAGCTGCTGAACAGGTTCCAATTGTACAGGAAGTTTCAGTTATTGACCATGAAATGGTCAATAAACTTGCTGCTGAAAATGAACAGCTCAAG GCCCTGGTAAATTCTctggaaaagaaaattgatgaaACAGAGAGGAAGTATGAAGAAACAAGCAAGGTTTGTGAAGAGCGGTTAAAGCAGACTTTGGAGGCAGAATCAAAGATAATTGAATTGAAGACAGCAATGCAAAG GCTTGAGGAAAGACTTTCTGACATGGAAGCTGAGGACCAAATTCTGCGTCAGCAGGCATTGTTAAATTCTCCAGTTAGAAAAATGTCAGAACATTTAGCAATTACAACACCTGTAGAAAATGGTCATCAT GAACCACAGAGTGCCACACCAGCAAAAAAGTTTGGTTCAGAGTCTATGAGAAGATCCCAAATTGAAAGGCAGCAT GAGAGTGTAGATTCTCTTATCCAATGTGTGACACAAGATCTTGGGTTCAGTGAAGGAAAACCAGTTGGAGCATTTACCATATACAAATGTCTGCTTCACTGGAGGTCATTTGAAGCAGAAAGAACTAGTGTGTTTGATCGCCTCATTCAGTTGATTGGTTCTGCAATAGAG AGCCAGGATAACAATGATCGTATGGCTTATTGGCTAACCAACACATCTACGTTGTTGTTTTTGCTCCAACGAAGTTTAAAAGCCAGCAGTGGAACTGCAGCGCGGAAGCCTCCCACCCCAACATCATTATTTGGGAGGATGACTCAA GGTTTCCGTTCTTCTTCTGCCAATCTTTCAGTTGGTCCAATTGATATAGTCCGCCATGTTGAGGCGAAATATCCCGCTTTGCTTTTCAAGCAGCAGCTTGTTGCATATGTGGAGAAGATATATGGGATTATCCGAGACAATGTGAAGAAGGACTTGTCACCACTCCTTTCTTCATGTATCCAG GCACCCAGAACATCAAGAGGAAGCGTTTTAAAGTCATCTGGGCGGTCTAATTCGAATAGTCCCCCAGCTAGTCCCTGGCACAGCATCATCGAGAGCCTTAATGGCGTTCTCTgtacattaaaagaaaatttt GTTCCTCCAGTTCTTGTTCAGAAGATATTCACTCAGATTTTCTCGTATGTTAATGTACAGTTCTTTAATAG TCTTCTCCTTCGACGAGAGTGCTGTACATTCAGCAATGGGGAGTATGTGAAGTCTGGGTTGGCTGAATTAGAGCTATGGTGTTGCCAGGCAACAGAAGAG TATGCTGGCTCATCATGGGATGAACTCAAACATGCAAGGCAGGCAGTTGGATTCTTG GTTATACACCAGAAGTCTAGAATTTCCTATGATGAAATTACTAATGACCTCTGCCCt ATCCTGAGTGTTCAGCAGCTCTATAGAATATGTACGCTATACTGGGATGACAATTACAACACTAGAAGTGTATCACCAGAT GTCATTTCCAGCATGAGGATTCTAATGACAGAGGACTCTGACAATGATGATGGCAACTCCTTTTTGTTGGATGATAATTCCAG CATTCCTTTCTCGGTTGATGATATTTCCGGTTCCCTCCAAGAGAAGCATTTTTCTGATGTAAAGCATCCTGCAGCACTCTTGGAGAATCCAGCCTTCCAATTTTTACAGGATTAA